One Chaetodon trifascialis isolate fChaTrf1 chromosome 12, fChaTrf1.hap1, whole genome shotgun sequence DNA window includes the following coding sequences:
- the wdr3 gene encoding WD repeat-containing protein 3: protein MGLTKQYLRYIPSAVFGVIGSQKANIAFVTLRGGEKGRYVAVAACEHVFIWDVRKGEKVLILQGQKHEVTFLCPSPDGIHIAVGYEDGAVRIFSLLNGESNVSFNGHKSAVSVIHYDRLGARLVTGSRDTDVIVWDIINECGLYRLRGHKDIVTQALFLKDKNLLVTSSKDSFVKWWDLDTQHCFKTIVGHRSEVWGMLLLNQENRLLTGSADSELRAWDISYLQEEKAEGEPKVKKGKSLLDEDNDDDNEEGVDESLEERILSCKKAGSILREARDRVVSLTADSKARVIACHGNDSILELFTVLSEEEVQKKMTKKIKKAKKKAAKAQEDAGEEAAEPVVERKLTDEILRLTNIKASAKIRWVECLSCAGGELKVALLLQNNTIETYSLKTSDKTPTANKTARLTLGGHRTDARTLAFSSDNLAILSASGDTVKVWNRSTLQVIRTMTCEYALCSLFVPGDRQIILGTKSGKLQIFELASGSLLETVDAHDGALWSLCLAPDQRGIVTGSADKTVKFWEFELVKDQGTGQKRLTVKHTRTLQLEEDVLCVKFSPDHRLLAVSLLDCTVKIFYTDTLKFFLSLYGHKLPVLCLDISHDSTLIATGSADRNVKIWGLDFGDCHRSMFAHDDSVMFLQFVPKTHLFFTAGKDKKIKQWDADKFEHIQTLEGHHREVWCLSISPNGDHIVSSSHDKSLRLWERTREPIILEEEREMEREAEFEESLAKGDAPVVPGETQGEAAPAGKKTIETVKAAERIMEALELYKEEMRKMEEHKYACKNAGKELPPPKPNPILVAFGNVSPSRHVLNVIKKVRSSELEVSLLVLPFPYIPELLMLFNSYIQQGLEVELVCRCLFFLLKIHFGQISSSQMLLSVIDELRTNTLSKVREIRDVMGFNSAGLQFLQREIESKEDVMFFAEATGQLKEKKKKRRRRERAILTIA from the exons ATGGGGTTGACCAAGCAGTACCTGCGCTACATTCCCAGCGCAGTGTTTGGAGTGATTGGCAGCCAAAAAGCCAACATCGCTTTCGTGACCCTCCGCGGGGGAGAGAAGGGGCGCTATGTTGCTGTGGCTGCGTGTGAACACGTGTTCATCTGGGACGTCCGAAAAGGAGAGAAG GTCCTGATCCTGCAGGGCCAAAAACATGAGGTGACCTTCCTCTGCCCCTCACCCGATGGCATCCATATTGCTGTGGGCTACGAGGACGGTGCTGTTAGGATCTTTAGCTTGCTGAACGGAGAGAGCAATGTCTCCTTTAATGGGCACAAGTCAGCTGTCAGCGTCATACACTACGACAGGCTCGGAGCTCGGCTCGTCACTGGTTCCAGG GACACAGATGTGATTGTGTGGGACATCATCAATGAGTGTGGGCTGTACAGGCTGAGAGGCCACAAAGACATCGTCACACAGGCCTTGTTCCTCAAAGACAAGAACCTCCTGGTCACGAG CTCCAAGGACAGTTTTGTGAAGTGGTGGGACCTGGACACACAGCACTGTTTCAAGACCATAGTCGGCCATCGCAGTGAG gtatggggcatgctgctgctgaaccaGGAGAACAGGCTGTTGACAGGCTCAGCGGACAGTGAACTTCGTGCCTGGGACATCAGCTACCTtcaggag GAGAAAGCTGAGGGTGAGCCCAAGGTAAAAAAGGGGAAATCTCTGCTGGATGAGGACAATGATGACGACAATGAGGAGGGGGTGGATGAAAGTCTTGAAGAG CGGATCTTGAGTTGTAAGAAAGCCGGTTCAATCCTGAGAGAGGCCAGAGACCGAGTGGTCTCCCTGACAGCAGACTCCAAGGCCAGAGTCATCGCCTGCCAT GGCAATGATTCGATCCTGGAGCTCTTCACTGTGCTGTCAGAGGAAGAGGTacagaagaaaatgacaaagaagaTTAAGAAAGCCAAAAAGAAGGCAGCAAA AGCTCAGGAAGATGCAGGCGAAGAGGCAGCAGAGCCTGTGGTGGAGAGGAAGCTGACGGATGAGATCCTCAGACTGACCAACATCAAGGCCTCCGCCAAGATCAG ATGGGTGGAATGCCTGTCATGTGCAGGTGGTGAGCTGAAGGtggcgctgctgctgcagaacaacACTATTGAGACGTACAGCCTGAAGACTTCAGACAAGACCCCCACGGCCAATAAGACGGCTCGCCTCACACTCGGCGGACACCGCACTGATGCTCGCACGCTGGCCTTCAGCTCGGACAACCTGGCCATCCTCTCCGCCTCTGGTGACACTGTGAAAGTTTGGAACAG GTCAACTCTGCAGGTGATTCGCACCATGACCTGTGAATACGCGCTCTGCTCCCTCTTCGtgcctggagacagacagatcatTCTGGGAACGAAG AGCGGGAAGCTGCAGATCTTTGAGTTGGCCTCAGGAAGCCTGCTGGAGACTGTGGATGCCCACGATGGAGCCCTGTGGTCCCTGTGCCTCGCACCTGACCAG AGGGGGATTGTCACAGGAAGTGCAGATAAGACAGTGAAATTCTGGGAGTTTGAGCTGGTAAAGGACCAAGGGACTGGCCAGAA gaggctgacagtgaaacacacacgcactctgcagctggaggaagacGTTTTGTGTGTGAAGTTTTCTCCTGACCACAGACTGTTGGCTGTCTCTCTGTTAGACTGTACTGTGAAGATCttctacacagacacactgaag TTCTTCTTGTCTCTGTATGGACACAAGCTGCCTGTACTTTGTCTGGACATCTCACAT GATAGCACACTCATCGCCACCGGCTCCGCCGACAGAAACGTGAAGATCTGGGGCTTAGACTTTGGAGACTGTCACCGCTCCATGTTTGCTCACGACGACAG CGTCATGTTCCTCCAGTTTGTCCCCAAGACTCATCTGTTCTTCACAGCAGGGAAGGACAAGAAGATCAAACAGTGGGACGCTGACAAGTTTGAGCACATCCAGACGCTGGAG GGCCATCATCGGGAGGTTTGGTGTCTGTCCATCAGCCCAAATGGTGACCACATTGTGTCGTCATCCCACGACAAATCCCTGCGTCTGTGGGAGAGGACCAGGGAGCCCATCATCCTAGAGGAGGAGCGGGAGATG GAGCGAGAAGCAGAGTTTGAGGAGAGCTTGGCCAAAGGAGATGCGCCTGTG GTACCTGGAGAGACTCAAGGAGAGGCAGCACCAGCTGGCAAGAAGACCATTGAGACAGTCAAAGCT GCAGAGCGAATCATGGAGGCTCTGGAACTTTacaaagaggagatgaggaagatgGAAGAGCATAAATATGCTTGTAAGAATGCAGGCAAAGAG CTTCCTCCACCGAAACCCAATCCCATTCTTGTGGCCTTTGGAAATGTCTCA CCATCCCGCCACGTTTTAAATGTCATAAAGAAGGTCAGATCGAG TGAGCTGGAGGTTTCTCTGCTGGTCTTACCCTTCCCTTACATCCctgagctgctgatgctgttcaACAGCTACATCCAGCAGGgcctggaggtggagctggtcTGCCGctgccttttcttcctcctcaa GATCCATTTTGGTCAGATCTCCAGTAGccagatgctgctgtctgtcataGATGAGCTGAGGACCAATACTCTCTCAAAAGTGCGCGAAATCAGA gATGTGATGGGCTTTAACAGCGCAGGGCTCCAGTTCCTCCAGCGGGAGATTGAGAGCAAAGAGGATGTGATGTTCTTTGCTGAAGCTACAGGCCaactgaaggagaagaagaagaagaggaggaggagagagcgagcCATCCTGACCATCGCTTGA